The following proteins are co-located in the Citrobacter freundii ATCC 8090 = MTCC 1658 = NBRC 12681 genome:
- the infC gene encoding translation initiation factor IF-3: MKGGKRVQTARPNRINGEIRALEVRLTGLEGEALGIVSLREAIEKAEEAGVDLVEISPNAEPPVCRIMDYGKFLYEKSKSSKEQKKKQKVIQVKEIKFRPGTDDGDYQVKLRSLVRFLEDGDKAKITLRFRGREMAHQQIGMEVLNRVRDDLSELAVVESFPTKIEGRQMIMVLAPKKKQ; the protein is encoded by the coding sequence ATTAAAGGCGGAAAACGAGTTCAAACGGCACGTCCGAATCGTATCAATGGCGAGATTCGCGCCCTGGAAGTTCGCTTAACAGGTCTGGAAGGCGAAGCTTTGGGTATTGTGAGTCTGAGAGAAGCGATCGAAAAAGCTGAAGAAGCTGGAGTAGATTTAGTTGAAATCAGCCCTAACGCCGAACCGCCAGTTTGTCGTATTATGGACTACGGCAAGTTCCTTTATGAAAAGAGTAAGTCTTCTAAGGAACAGAAGAAAAAGCAAAAAGTTATCCAGGTTAAGGAAATTAAATTCCGTCCTGGCACCGACGATGGCGATTACCAGGTAAAACTCCGCAGCCTGGTACGCTTTCTGGAAGATGGCGATAAGGCTAAGATCACGCTGCGTTTTCGCGGTCGTGAGATGGCCCACCAACAGATCGGTATGGAAGTGCTCAACCGCGTCCGTGACGATCTGAGTGAACTGGCAGTAGTCGAATCCTTCCCTACGAAGATCGAAGGCCGCCAGATGATCATGGTGCTCGCTCCTAAGAAGAAACAGTAA
- the rpmI gene encoding 50S ribosomal protein L35: protein MPKIKTVRGAAKRFKKTGGGGFKRKHANLRHILTKKSTKRKRHLRPKGLVSKGDLGLVIACLPYA from the coding sequence ATGCCAAAAATTAAGACCGTACGCGGTGCTGCTAAGCGTTTCAAAAAAACCGGTGGTGGTGGATTTAAGCGTAAGCACGCAAACCTGCGTCATATTCTGACCAAAAAATCTACTAAGCGTAAACGTCACCTGCGTCCAAAAGGCCTCGTGTCTAAAGGCGATCTGGGTCTGGTTATCGCGTGCCTGCCGTACGCATAA
- the rplT gene encoding 50S ribosomal protein L20, which produces MARVKRGVVARARHKKILKQAKGYYGARSRVYRVAFQAVIKAGQYAYRDRRQKKRQFRQLWIARINAAARQNGISYSKFINGLKKASVEIDRKILADIAVFDKVAFTALVEKAKAALA; this is translated from the coding sequence ATGGCTCGCGTAAAACGTGGTGTAGTTGCCCGTGCACGTCACAAGAAAATTTTGAAACAAGCTAAAGGCTACTACGGTGCGCGTTCTCGCGTATACCGCGTTGCCTTCCAGGCTGTTATCAAAGCTGGTCAGTACGCTTATCGTGACCGTCGTCAGAAAAAGCGTCAGTTCCGTCAACTGTGGATTGCGCGTATCAACGCAGCAGCACGTCAGAACGGTATTTCTTACAGCAAATTCATCAACGGCCTGAAAAAAGCCTCTGTTGAAATCGACCGTAAGATCCTGGCTGACATCGCAGTATTCGACAAAGTAGCGTTCACCGCTCTGGTCGAAAAAGCGAAAGCAGCTCTGGCATAA
- the pheM gene encoding pheST operon leader peptide PheM, producing the protein MNAAIFRFFFYFST; encoded by the coding sequence ATGAATGCTGCTATTTTCCGCTTCTTCTTTTACTTTAGCACCTGA
- the pheS gene encoding phenylalanine--tRNA ligase subunit alpha: MSHLAELVASATAAINQASDVAALDNVRVEYLGKKGHLTLQMTTLRELPPEERPAAGAVINEAKEQVQQALNARKAELESAALNARLAEETIDISLPGRRIENGGLHPVTRTIDRIESFFGELGFTVATGPEIEDDYHNFDALNIPGHHPARADHDTFWFDATRLLRTQTSGVQIRTMKEKQPPIRIIAPGRVYRNDYDQTHTPMFHQMEGLIVDTNINFTNLKGTLHDFLRNFFEEDLQVRFRPSYFPFTEPSAEVDVMGKNGKWLEVLGCGMVHPNVLRNVGIDPEIYSGFAFGMGMERLTMLRYGVTDLRSFFENDLRFLKQFK, from the coding sequence ATGTCACATCTCGCAGAGCTGGTTGCCAGTGCAACGGCCGCCATTAACCAGGCTTCAGATGTTGCCGCGTTAGACAATGTCCGCGTCGAATATTTGGGCAAGAAAGGGCACCTGACCCTTCAGATGACAACCCTGCGCGAACTGCCGCCAGAAGAGCGCCCGGCAGCAGGTGCGGTGATAAACGAAGCCAAAGAGCAGGTGCAGCAAGCGCTGAACGCGCGTAAGGCCGAATTAGAAAGTGCTGCCCTGAATGCTCGTCTGGCAGAAGAAACTATCGATATCTCCCTGCCAGGGCGTCGTATCGAAAACGGCGGTCTGCATCCTGTAACGCGTACAATTGACAGGATTGAAAGTTTCTTTGGTGAGCTGGGCTTTACCGTGGCGACTGGTCCGGAAATCGAAGATGACTATCATAACTTCGATGCGCTGAACATTCCTGGCCATCATCCGGCGCGCGCTGACCACGACACTTTCTGGTTTGACGCGACGCGTTTGCTGCGTACGCAGACTTCCGGCGTGCAGATCCGCACCATGAAGGAAAAACAGCCGCCGATCCGTATTATCGCCCCGGGCCGTGTATATCGTAACGATTACGATCAGACTCACACCCCGATGTTCCATCAGATGGAAGGGCTGATTGTTGATACCAACATCAACTTCACCAACCTGAAAGGCACGCTGCACGATTTCCTGCGCAACTTCTTTGAAGAAGACTTGCAGGTTCGTTTCCGTCCTTCCTACTTCCCGTTCACTGAACCTTCTGCGGAAGTAGACGTGATGGGCAAAAACGGTAAGTGGCTGGAAGTACTGGGTTGCGGGATGGTTCACCCGAACGTGCTGCGTAATGTTGGCATCGATCCGGAAATCTACTCGGGCTTTGCATTTGGTATGGGGATGGAGCGTCTGACCATGCTGCGTTACGGTGTTACCGATCTGCGTTCTTTCTTCGAAAACGATCTGCGTTTCCTCAAACAGTTTAAATAA
- the pheT gene encoding phenylalanine--tRNA ligase subunit beta: protein MKFSELWLREWVNPAIDSDALSNQITMAGLEVDGVEPVSGVFNGVVVGEVVECGQHPNADKLRVTKVNVGGDRLLDIVCGAPNCRQGLKVAVATVGAVLPGDFKIKAAKLRGEPSEGMLCSFSELGISDDHNGIIELPADAPIGTDIREYLKLDDNTIEISVTPNRADCLGIIGVARDVAVLNKAPLVEPEIAPVAATISDVLPIQVEAVEACPRYLGRVVKGINVKAPTPLWMKEKLRRCGIRSIDAVVDVTNYVLLELGQPMHAFDKDRIEGGIVVRMAKEGETLVLLDGSEAKLNADTLVIADHNKALAMGGIFGGEHSGVNDETQNVLLECAFFSPLSITGRARRHGLHTDASHRYERGVDPALQHKAMERATRLLIDICGGEAGPVIDVTNEDTLPKRATITLRRSKLDRLIGHHIADEQVSDILRRLGCDVTEGQDEWKAVAPSWRFDMEIEEDLVEEVARVYGYDNIPNTPIQAGLIMGTHREADLSLKRVKTMLNDKGYQEVITYSFVDPKVQSLLHPGEEALLLPSPISIDMSAMRLSLWTGLLSTVVYNQNRQQNRVRIFETGLRFVPDTQANLGIRQDLMLAGVICGNRHDEHWNLAKETVDFYDLKGDLEAVLDLTGKLADIQFKAEANPALHPGQSAAIYLKGERIGFIGVVHPELERKLDLNGRTLVFELEWNKLADRVVPQAREVSRFPANRRDIAVVVAENVPAADILSECKKVGVNQVVGVNLFDVYRGKGVAEGYKSLAISLILQDTSRTLEEEEIAATVAKCVEALKERFQASLRD from the coding sequence ATGAAATTCAGTGAACTGTGGTTACGCGAATGGGTAAACCCGGCGATTGATAGCGATGCTCTGTCAAACCAAATCACAATGGCGGGTCTGGAAGTTGACGGTGTGGAACCTGTTTCCGGTGTGTTCAACGGCGTTGTGGTGGGTGAAGTGGTTGAATGTGGCCAGCACCCGAACGCTGACAAACTGCGTGTCACCAAAGTGAATGTAGGCGGCGACCGTCTGCTGGATATCGTCTGCGGTGCGCCAAACTGCCGTCAGGGGTTGAAAGTGGCTGTGGCAACCGTTGGTGCCGTTCTGCCGGGCGATTTCAAAATCAAAGCCGCGAAACTGCGCGGTGAGCCGTCTGAAGGTATGCTGTGCTCATTCTCTGAGCTGGGTATTTCCGACGATCATAACGGGATTATCGAACTGCCGGCCGATGCGCCAATTGGCACCGATATCCGTGAATACCTGAAGCTTGACGACAACACTATCGAAATCAGCGTCACGCCGAACCGCGCCGACTGCTTAGGCATTATCGGTGTCGCACGTGATGTTGCTGTGCTGAACAAAGCTCCGCTGGTTGAGCCGGAAATCGCGCCTGTAGCGGCAACCATTAGCGACGTCCTGCCGATTCAGGTTGAAGCCGTGGAAGCCTGTCCACGCTATCTGGGCCGCGTGGTTAAAGGCATCAATGTTAAAGCGCCGACCCCGCTGTGGATGAAAGAAAAACTGCGTCGTTGCGGTATTCGTTCAATCGATGCCGTGGTTGACGTGACTAACTATGTGCTGCTCGAACTGGGCCAGCCGATGCACGCATTCGACAAAGACCGCATTGAAGGCGGAATTGTTGTCCGTATGGCAAAAGAGGGTGAGACCCTGGTATTGCTTGATGGCAGCGAAGCGAAGCTGAATGCGGATACGCTGGTGATTGCGGACCATAACAAAGCGCTGGCGATGGGCGGCATCTTTGGTGGCGAACATTCAGGCGTGAATGATGAAACGCAAAACGTCCTGCTGGAATGTGCATTCTTCAGCCCGCTGTCTATTACCGGTCGCGCACGTCGTCACGGTCTGCACACCGATGCTTCTCACCGCTATGAGCGTGGTGTTGATCCGGCTCTGCAACATAAGGCCATGGAACGTGCAACGCGCCTGCTGATCGATATCTGCGGCGGCGAAGCGGGTCCAGTCATTGACGTGACGAACGAAGACACGCTGCCAAAACGCGCAACCATTACGCTTCGTCGTAGCAAACTGGATCGTCTGATCGGACACCATATTGCGGATGAGCAGGTGAGCGACATTCTGCGTCGTCTGGGTTGTGACGTGACGGAAGGGCAGGATGAGTGGAAAGCGGTCGCGCCGAGCTGGCGTTTCGATATGGAAATCGAAGAAGACCTGGTCGAAGAAGTCGCCCGCGTATACGGTTATGACAATATCCCGAACACGCCGATTCAGGCGGGTCTTATCATGGGTACGCATCGTGAAGCGGATTTGTCGCTGAAACGTGTAAAAACCATGCTGAATGACAAAGGCTACCAGGAAGTAATTACCTACAGCTTCGTCGACCCGAAAGTCCAGTCGCTGCTGCACCCGGGTGAAGAAGCGCTGCTGTTGCCAAGCCCAATTTCTATTGATATGTCGGCTATGCGTTTGTCCCTGTGGACCGGCTTGCTGTCTACGGTAGTGTATAACCAGAACCGTCAGCAGAACCGCGTACGTATTTTTGAAACGGGTTTACGTTTCGTACCGGATACACAGGCCAATCTCGGGATCCGTCAGGATCTGATGCTGGCGGGCGTGATCTGCGGTAACCGTCATGATGAACACTGGAATCTGGCAAAAGAGACCGTTGATTTCTATGATCTGAAAGGCGATCTGGAAGCGGTTCTCGACCTGACCGGCAAACTGGCAGACATTCAGTTCAAAGCTGAAGCGAATCCAGCACTGCATCCGGGTCAGTCTGCGGCGATTTATCTGAAAGGTGAACGTATTGGTTTCATTGGGGTTGTTCATCCTGAACTGGAACGTAAACTGGATCTGAACGGTCGCACTCTGGTGTTTGAACTGGAGTGGAATAAGCTCGCAGACCGCGTGGTGCCTCAGGCGCGTGAAGTTTCTCGCTTCCCGGCGAACCGTCGCGACATCGCGGTTGTTGTGGCCGAAAACGTTCCCGCTGCGGATATTTTATCCGAGTGTAAGAAAGTTGGCGTAAATCAGGTAGTTGGCGTAAACTTATTTGACGTGTACCGCGGTAAGGGTGTTGCGGAGGGTTATAAGAGCCTCGCTATCAGCCTGATCCTTCAGGATACCAGCCGTACACTTGAAGAAGAGGAGATTGCCGCTACCGTCGCCAAATGTGTAGAGGCATTAAAAGAGCGATTCCAGGCATCATTGAGGGATTGA
- the ihfA gene encoding integration host factor subunit alpha translates to MALTKAEMSEYLFDKLGLSKRDAKELVELFFEEIRRALENGEQVKLSGFGNFDLRDKNQRPGRNPKTGEDIPITARRVVTFRPGQKLKSRVENATPKEE, encoded by the coding sequence ATGGCGCTTACAAAAGCTGAAATGTCAGAATATCTGTTTGATAAGCTTGGGCTTAGCAAGCGGGATGCCAAAGAACTGGTCGAGCTGTTTTTCGAAGAGATCCGTCGTGCTCTGGAAAATGGTGAGCAGGTAAAACTCTCTGGTTTTGGTAACTTCGATCTGCGTGATAAGAATCAACGTCCGGGCCGTAACCCGAAAACGGGCGAAGATATTCCCATTACAGCACGGCGCGTGGTGACCTTCAGACCCGGACAGAAGTTAAAAAGCCGGGTCGAAAACGCAACGCCCAAAGAAGAGTGA
- the btuC gene encoding vitamin B12 ABC transporter permease BtuC gives MLTFAHQQQRRNVRWILSLSVLMLLATILSLCAGEQWIAPGDWFSARGDLFVWQIRLPRTLAVLLVGAALALSGAVMQALFENPLAEPGLLGVSNGAGVGLIAAVLLGQGQLPGWALGLCAIAGALIITLILLRFARRHLSTSRLLLAGVALGIICSALMTWAIYFSTSFDLRQLMYWMMGGFGGVDWHQAWLMVALIPVLVWICCQSQPMNMLALGETSARQLGLPLWFWRNLLVVATGWMVGVSVALAGAIGFIGLVIPHILRLCGLTDHRVLLPGCALAGAIALLFADVVARLVLASAELPIGVVTATMGAPVFIWLLLKAAR, from the coding sequence ATGCTGACTTTCGCCCATCAACAGCAGCGTCGAAATGTGCGCTGGATACTGTCACTGTCAGTACTTATGCTACTGGCAACGATTCTAAGCTTGTGCGCAGGAGAACAATGGATCGCTCCCGGCGACTGGTTCAGCGCCCGCGGCGATCTGTTCGTCTGGCAAATCCGACTTCCCCGTACCCTTGCCGTTTTGCTGGTAGGCGCTGCGTTGGCCTTATCAGGCGCAGTGATGCAAGCTCTCTTTGAAAATCCGCTCGCCGAGCCGGGATTATTAGGCGTGTCTAACGGCGCGGGAGTCGGGCTCATCGCGGCGGTGCTGCTGGGGCAGGGGCAACTTCCCGGCTGGGCATTGGGCCTTTGCGCCATTGCCGGGGCGCTGATTATCACGCTCATACTGCTACGTTTCGCCCGCCGTCATTTGTCTACCAGCCGTCTGCTGCTGGCAGGGGTGGCGCTGGGGATTATCTGTAGCGCGCTGATGACATGGGCCATCTACTTCTCCACTTCATTTGACTTACGACAGCTGATGTACTGGATGATGGGGGGCTTCGGTGGCGTAGACTGGCATCAGGCCTGGCTCATGGTGGCGTTGATTCCGGTACTGGTGTGGATCTGCTGTCAGTCGCAGCCGATGAATATGCTGGCATTAGGAGAGACGTCTGCTCGTCAGCTGGGGCTGCCACTATGGTTCTGGCGCAACCTGCTGGTGGTCGCCACGGGCTGGATGGTCGGCGTGAGCGTGGCTCTGGCAGGGGCGATTGGTTTTATTGGGCTTGTGATACCGCATATTTTGCGACTGTGCGGCCTCACCGATCACCGTGTTTTATTGCCAGGTTGTGCGTTGGCTGGTGCAATCGCATTACTGTTTGCTGATGTTGTCGCGCGTCTGGTGCTGGCCTCGGCTGAGTTACCTATCGGCGTGGTGACGGCCACCATGGGCGCACCGGTATTTATCTGGCTATTGTTAAAAGCCGCGCGCTAG
- a CDS encoding glutathione peroxidase yields the protein MQNTILDTEVTTIDGEVTSLQPYSGNVLLIVNVASKCGLTPQYEQLENLQKTWHQQGFSVLGFPCNQFLGQEPGSEEEIKTYCSTTWGVTFPMFSKIDVNGEGRHPLYQKLIDAAPTAVAPADSGFYERMASKGRAPLYPDDILWNFEKFLVGRDGKVLQRFSPDMTPEDPILVQTIKQALAN from the coding sequence ATGCAAAACACTATCCTTGATACAGAAGTGACGACCATCGACGGCGAGGTTACCTCACTGCAGCCGTATTCCGGAAATGTGCTGTTAATCGTCAACGTTGCTTCAAAATGTGGACTGACGCCGCAGTACGAGCAACTGGAGAATCTGCAGAAAACCTGGCACCAACAGGGCTTCAGCGTTCTTGGTTTCCCTTGCAATCAGTTTCTGGGCCAGGAGCCGGGCAGCGAAGAGGAAATAAAAACGTACTGCAGTACCACCTGGGGCGTAACTTTCCCGATGTTCAGCAAAATTGACGTCAACGGCGAGGGACGCCATCCGCTGTATCAGAAGCTGATTGATGCCGCACCAACGGCCGTTGCACCTGCGGACAGTGGGTTCTATGAGCGAATGGCGAGCAAAGGTCGTGCGCCGCTCTACCCGGACGATATTCTGTGGAATTTCGAGAAGTTTTTAGTGGGTCGCGATGGAAAAGTGCTGCAACGATTCTCACCGGATATGACGCCTGAGGATCCCATTCTGGTGCAAACCATCAAGCAGGCGCTGGCAAACTAA
- the btuD gene encoding vitamin B12 ABC transporter ATP-binding protein BtuD, whose protein sequence is MSRLMQLQDVAESTRLGPLSGEIKAGEILHLVGPNGAGKSTLLARIAGLTNGEGSITFGDMPLEEWPAARLAQYRAYLAQQQNPPFAMPVWHFLTLHQPDKARTDLLQEVADALGLGDKLGRGVNQLSGGEWQRVRLAAVILQICPQANPLGQLLLLDEPMNSLDVAQQNALDRLLSQLCLQGIAIVMSSHDLNHTLRHAHKAWLLKRGKLLASGSRDAVLTPANLSAAYGVNFRRLDIEGHRMLISTT, encoded by the coding sequence ATGTCTCGATTGATGCAGCTACAGGACGTCGCGGAATCGACCCGTCTTGGCCCGCTTTCTGGTGAGATAAAAGCAGGAGAGATCCTGCATTTAGTGGGACCAAACGGTGCCGGAAAAAGTACGCTGTTGGCGCGTATAGCGGGTCTGACGAACGGAGAGGGCAGCATCACTTTTGGTGATATGCCGTTGGAGGAATGGCCGGCTGCCAGACTGGCGCAATATCGTGCCTATCTTGCGCAACAGCAAAATCCGCCGTTTGCGATGCCGGTCTGGCATTTTCTGACGCTGCATCAACCCGACAAAGCACGTACCGATCTGTTACAGGAGGTCGCCGATGCGCTCGGCCTGGGAGATAAACTGGGGCGCGGCGTGAACCAACTCTCCGGCGGTGAGTGGCAGCGTGTGCGCCTGGCTGCGGTTATCCTGCAGATTTGCCCACAAGCGAATCCATTAGGTCAGCTTTTACTCCTGGATGAGCCGATGAACAGTCTGGACGTCGCGCAACAAAACGCACTGGATCGATTGTTGAGTCAGCTGTGTTTGCAGGGCATAGCGATTGTGATGAGTAGTCACGACCTTAATCACACCTTACGCCATGCGCATAAAGCCTGGCTACTCAAACGTGGGAAACTGCTTGCCAGTGGTTCTCGAGATGCGGTACTGACGCCGGCCAATCTGTCTGCGGCCTATGGTGTCAACTTCCGACGTTTGGATATTGAAGGGCATAGAATGCTCATATCAACCACTTAA
- a CDS encoding NlpC/P60 family protein gives MRFWLLLITALFLAGCSSHRAPAPNARLSDSIAVIAGLNDQLQTWHGTPYRYGGMSRSGVDCSGFVLMTMRDKFDLQLPRDTRTQSKIGTEIDKDDLLPGDLVFFKTGSGESGLHVGIYDTNNQFIHASTSRGVMRSSLDNVYWRKNFWQARRI, from the coding sequence ATGCGCTTTTGGCTCCTTTTAATCACAGCATTGTTTTTGGCGGGCTGCAGCAGCCATCGTGCGCCTGCGCCAAATGCCCGCTTGTCGGATTCAATCGCCGTTATCGCCGGTCTTAATGATCAGCTACAAACCTGGCATGGCACACCCTATCGTTATGGTGGTATGAGTCGTAGCGGGGTGGATTGTTCTGGATTTGTTTTGATGACGATGCGCGATAAATTCGATCTGCAACTCCCACGCGATACGCGTACGCAATCAAAGATTGGTACCGAAATTGATAAAGACGATTTGCTGCCCGGTGATCTGGTTTTCTTTAAAACCGGGTCTGGGGAAAGCGGTCTGCATGTCGGTATTTACGATACCAATAATCAATTTATTCATGCTTCAACCAGCCGTGGAGTGATGCGCTCGTCTCTGGATAACGTTTACTGGCGTAAAAACTTTTGGCAGGCGCGACGTATTTAA
- a CDS encoding EAL domain-containing protein → MIVSLDNLYHSEFSFLPARSEKGDLEFVDIITNFASAHGDVRIPTELVLPRMSDDEQCRLFVEKLELIETCQHFFIQRKVFAWINLTPAIANTLLSDTELASQVERFSFLELTINESYPELNKGKDNPTLAALAARFPLVLTNYGAGGISTRAIFDGLFKRVVLDKNFVQQRIAHISFEPFMRAILAQLSPSCESIIISGIDTQEMLERVLPVGFSAMQGGLWPAVPPAQIISLAKI, encoded by the coding sequence ATGATTGTTTCACTGGATAATCTTTACCATTCTGAGTTCTCTTTTCTTCCTGCGAGAAGCGAAAAAGGCGATCTTGAATTCGTCGACATCATCACCAATTTCGCCAGTGCACATGGGGATGTGCGTATACCCACCGAGCTGGTCCTACCTCGGATGTCAGACGACGAACAATGTCGTTTATTTGTAGAAAAACTAGAATTAATCGAAACGTGCCAACATTTTTTTATTCAGCGAAAAGTATTTGCCTGGATTAATTTAACGCCAGCAATTGCTAATACTTTATTATCAGATACTGAACTTGCTTCACAAGTTGAACGATTTTCATTTCTGGAGCTGACTATTAATGAAAGCTATCCGGAGTTAAACAAAGGTAAAGATAATCCAACATTGGCCGCACTTGCTGCGCGATTTCCATTAGTCCTGACAAACTATGGTGCTGGCGGTATATCAACCCGGGCAATTTTTGACGGTCTGTTCAAACGCGTCGTTCTGGATAAAAACTTTGTTCAACAAAGGATTGCACATATTTCGTTTGAACCGTTTATGCGGGCTATTCTGGCGCAACTATCTCCCAGTTGTGAGTCAATAATCATTAGCGGAATTGATACACAAGAGATGCTGGAGCGTGTTTTGCCTGTGGGATTCAGTGCCATGCAGGGAGGATTGTGGCCTGCAGTGCCTCCTGCGCAGATAATTTCGCTTGCTAAGATATAA
- the selO gene encoding protein adenylyltransferase SelO: protein MTLSFTTRWRDELPATYTALSPTPLKNARLIWHNDALAEQLAIPAALFDISTGAGVWGGESLLPGMSPLAQVYSGHQFGVWAGQLGDGRGILLGEQQLADGSTFDWHLKGAGLTRYSRMGDGRAVLRSTIRESLASEAMHYLGIPTTRALSIVTSDTPVYRETVEAGAMLIRVAQSHMRFGHFEHFYYRREPEKVRQLADFAIRHYWPQWQEDADKYQLWFNDVVTRTATLIADWQAVGFAHGVMNTDNMSILGLTMDYGPFGFLDDYVPDYICNHSDNQGRYSFDNQPAAALWNLQRLAQTLSPFIPVEALNDALDSYQMALLTRYGQRMRQKLGFFSEQKDDNELLSELFSLMSRERSDYTRTFRMLSQTEQHSAQSPLRDEFIDRAAFDDWFTRYRSRLQQDNIADAARQTQMKAANPAMVLRNWLAQRAISQAEQGDYAELHRLHQALRTPFADRDDDYVSRPPDWGKRLEVSCSS, encoded by the coding sequence ATGACCCTGTCTTTTACCACTCGCTGGCGTGATGAACTACCAGCAACTTATACCGCGCTTTCACCCACCCCTTTGAAAAATGCGCGCCTTATCTGGCATAACGATGCGCTGGCGGAGCAATTAGCTATTCCTGCGGCGCTATTTGATATTTCAACTGGTGCGGGCGTTTGGGGAGGCGAATCGCTGCTTCCCGGGATGTCGCCTTTAGCCCAGGTTTATAGTGGGCATCAGTTCGGCGTCTGGGCAGGTCAGCTTGGCGACGGACGTGGGATCCTGCTGGGCGAACAACAGCTCGCGGATGGTTCAACGTTTGACTGGCACCTGAAAGGTGCCGGACTCACGCGGTATTCCCGCATGGGTGATGGGCGCGCCGTGCTGCGCTCGACCATTCGCGAAAGCCTGGCCAGTGAAGCGATGCACTACTTGGGAATACCGACCACGCGGGCATTGTCGATTGTCACCAGCGACACGCCGGTGTATCGCGAAACGGTCGAAGCGGGGGCGATGCTTATCCGCGTGGCGCAAAGCCATATGCGGTTTGGCCATTTTGAGCATTTTTACTATCGCCGGGAGCCGGAAAAAGTGCGCCAGTTGGCTGACTTTGCGATTCGCCATTACTGGCCGCAATGGCAGGAAGACGCCGATAAATATCAGCTGTGGTTTAACGATGTTGTCACGCGTACTGCGACGTTAATCGCTGACTGGCAGGCGGTAGGATTTGCGCATGGTGTTATGAACACGGACAACATGTCGATTCTGGGTCTGACGATGGATTACGGTCCATTCGGTTTTCTTGATGATTACGTGCCCGATTATATCTGCAATCACTCTGACAACCAGGGGCGATACAGTTTCGATAATCAACCGGCCGCCGCGTTGTGGAACCTGCAACGTCTGGCGCAAACCCTGTCGCCGTTTATCCCGGTCGAGGCGCTCAATGATGCGCTGGACAGTTACCAGATGGCGCTGTTAACTCGCTACGGTCAGCGGATGCGGCAAAAGCTCGGCTTCTTTAGCGAGCAGAAAGACGATAACGAACTGCTTAGCGAGCTGTTTAGTCTGATGTCGCGGGAAAGAAGCGACTATACGCGAACGTTTCGCATGCTCAGCCAAACGGAACAACACAGTGCGCAATCTCCGTTGCGCGATGAGTTTATCGACCGCGCAGCGTTTGACGACTGGTTCACGCGATATCGCTCGCGCCTTCAGCAAGACAATATTGCCGATGCTGCCAGGCAAACACAGATGAAGGCGGCTAACCCGGCGATGGTATTACGTAACTGGCTGGCGCAACGGGCGATTAGTCAGGCAGAGCAGGGGGATTACGCCGAGCTGCATCGGTTGCACCAGGCGTTGCGTACCCCGTTTGCCGATCGTGATGATGACTATGTCAGCCGTCCACCTGACTGGGGAAAACGGCTGGAAGTGAGTTGTTCAAGCTAA